A single Gambusia affinis linkage group LG22, SWU_Gaff_1.0, whole genome shotgun sequence DNA region contains:
- the LOC122825702 gene encoding uncharacterized protein LOC122825702, giving the protein MSIMKHASDQDVVKGKMEATFKHMLHDLDQSSLILDHFPRFLDTPGLIEQDFIMLFGEDISGKFVARWPTFYKPKVITVSKSLGQSVHLDDLLSAQEESSDYEWDSDLAAILLLVHLLPPTAKGKKHVKVSAAEAADRVVKFMKVGTSMATLLGKVGSAQPFLLCVGEKKSSFLKFYIILDQKPIPCVAQTAVAAFDELFKAHFVFAVSYDATLLNFYTFIQTTVYGIDAATAKESPRVEEIRVRINS; this is encoded by the exons ATGTCCATAATGAAGCATGCATCAGACCAGGACGTTGTTAAGGGGAAAATGGAGGCAACATTCAAGCATATGCTACATGATCTGGATCAGTCATCACTCATCTTGGATCACTTCCCAAGATTCTTGGATACACCAGGCTTG aTTGAGCAGGACTTCATCATGCTCTTTGGAGAAGACATCTCAGGGAAGTTTGTTGCAAGATGGCCAACGTTCTACAAACCAAAGGTCATCACTGTCAGCAAAAGCCTTGGACAGAGCGTTCACCTGGATGACCTTCTGTCTGCTCAGGAGGAATCAAGTGATTATG AATGGGACAGCGACTTGGCAGCCATTCTCCTGCTGGTTCATCTCTTGCCTCCAACCGCCAAAGGgaagaaacatgtaaaagttaGTGCAGCTGAGGCAGCTGATCGTGTTGTGAAGTTCATGAAG GTTGGAACAAGCATGGCGACACTCCTTGGCAAAGTTGGATCTGCACAGCCCTTCCTCCTCTGTGTtggagagaagaagagcagTTTTCTGAAGTTCTACATCATCCTGGATCAGAAGCCCATTCCTTGTGTGGCACAGACTGCAGTGGCTGCCTTCGATGAACTTTTTAAGGCacactttgtgtttgctgtgtcctACGATGCAACCCTCCTCAACTTCTACACATTCATCCAAACAACAGTTTATGGGATTGATGCGGCAACAGCAAAGGAGAGCCCCAGAGTCGAGGAAATCAGAGTGAGAATTAACTCTTAA